A stretch of Kiloniellales bacterium DNA encodes these proteins:
- a CDS encoding TetR/AcrR family transcriptional regulator, protein MSNKTAVRPGRQDSRRPLVEEAAARLFATHGFHGTSLRDIAREVGMLPGSIYCHFASKTDLLIAVYEAGVNRILDRVEQALEAGGGPWDRLERACRAHLEVLLEDSPYAKVVIRVLPGDAPEVAAELTRLRDRYEARFTALVEDLALKRDPAQFRLMLLGALNWTQTWYRPGRANPAEIARHCVRLLRDGALQEGEPA, encoded by the coding sequence ATGTCGAACAAGACCGCCGTGCGCCCGGGGCGCCAGGACAGCCGCCGACCCCTGGTCGAGGAGGCGGCGGCCCGCCTCTTCGCGACCCACGGCTTTCACGGCACATCGCTGCGCGACATCGCCAGGGAAGTCGGCATGCTGCCCGGCTCGATCTACTGCCATTTCGCCTCCAAGACAGACCTCCTGATCGCCGTCTACGAAGCCGGCGTGAACCGCATCCTCGACCGGGTCGAGCAGGCCCTGGAAGCCGGTGGCGGCCCCTGGGACCGCCTGGAGCGCGCCTGCCGGGCCCATCTCGAGGTACTCCTGGAGGACAGCCCCTACGCCAAGGTCGTGATCCGCGTCCTGCCCGGCGACGCGCCCGAGGTCGCGGCCGAGCTGACCCGGTTGCGCGACCGCTACGAAGCCCGATTCACGGCCCTGGTGGAGGATCTGGCGCTCAAGCGTGACCCGGCGCAGTTCCGGCTGATGCTGCTGGGCGCGCTCAACTGGACCCAGACCTGGTACCGCCCCGGCCGCGCGAACCCGGCCGAGATCGCACGGCACTGCGTCCGGCTGCTGCGCGACGGGGCGCTGCAAGAAGGAGAGCCTGCATGA
- a CDS encoding cobalamin-dependent protein (Presence of a B(12) (cobalamin)-binding domain implies dependence on cobalamin itself, in one of its several forms, or in some unusual lineages, dependence on a cobalamin-like analog.), whose translation MTTTQITAARPPRVLVTKVGLDGHDRGSRIVAALLRDAGMEVIYTPPWQEITAVVRLAEEEDVDVIGISSLATDHLLVPKLMTALGEAGLGHLRVVVGGIVPDEDEAQLVEAGVSQVFHPGSGRDEIVGRIADLAAKARSDQIESI comes from the coding sequence ATGACGACGACCCAGATAACCGCCGCACGGCCGCCGCGCGTCCTGGTGACCAAGGTGGGCCTGGACGGCCACGACAGGGGCAGCCGCATCGTCGCGGCGCTCCTGCGCGACGCCGGCATGGAGGTGATCTACACCCCGCCGTGGCAGGAGATCACCGCCGTCGTGCGCCTAGCCGAGGAGGAGGACGTCGACGTGATCGGCATTTCCTCGCTGGCGACCGATCACCTGCTGGTGCCCAAGCTGATGACGGCGCTGGGCGAGGCCGGCCTGGGCCACCTCAGGGTCGTGGTCGGCGGCATCGTGCCCGACGAGGACGAAGCACAGCTCGTCGAGGCCGGCGTCAGCCAGGTCTTCCACCCCGGTTCCGGGCGGGACGAGATCGTCGGGCGCATCGCCGACCTCGCCGCGAAAGCAAGATCGGATCAGATTGAATCAATCTGA